A section of the Falco rusticolus isolate bFalRus1 chromosome Z, bFalRus1.pri, whole genome shotgun sequence genome encodes:
- the LOC119140961 gene encoding LOW QUALITY PROTEIN: tubulin polymerization-promoting protein family member 2-like (The sequence of the model RefSeq protein was modified relative to this genomic sequence to represent the inferred CDS: inserted 3 bases in 2 codons): MFCVYLCGHHGCPMVKRYLWVMPLALLETKCMQRKCVSSGCRWSSPPSLLTSFLHSSKMSEVETTFCKLIIYGDXSASGSNMTGKNFKLCKGCRVMDGKALTSTDIDIIFNKAETKGACAITFAEFQQAIRELCSKHFKGKPPEEALQVVYGLIKGKDPSRVGATVTTKVGGVXRLTDTSNYTDSHKECFDESGKKNGLVGHQDLTDNGGYAVGAYTGAGFMTRCSRTETA; encoded by the exons ATGTTCTGTGTTTACCTGTGTGGTCATCATGGTTGTCCCATGGTGAAGAGATACCTGTGGGTGATGCCCCTTGCTCTGCTGGAGACGAAGTGCATGCAACGTAAGTGTGTGTCCAGCGGCTGCAGATGGTCCTCACCTCCTTCCCTGCTAACTTCTTTTCTCCACAGCAGCAAGATGTCAGAGGTAGAAACCACTTTCTGTAAATTAATAATATATGGTGA ATCTGCTAGTGGCAGCAACATGACAGGGAAAAACTTCAAGCTGTGCAAAGGTTGTAGGGTGATGGATGGGAAAGCCCTGACCAGCACTGACATTGACATCATATTCAACAAAGCTGA GACCAAAGGTGCTTGTGCCATCACCTTTGCTGAGTTCCAGCAGGCCATAAGGGAGCTTTGCAGCAAGCACTTCAAGGGAAAACCACCAGAGGAAGCTCTGCAGGTTGTTTATGGCCTCATCAAGGGAAAGGATCCCAGCAGAGTGGGTGCTACAGTGA CCACCAAGGTTGGTGGGG AAAGGCTGACAGACACTAGCAACTACACTGACAGCCACAAAGAGTGTTTTGATGAGAGTGGCAAAAAGAACGGTCTTGTTGGCCACCAGGATCTGACGGACAATGGTGGCTATGCAGTTGGAGCCTACACAGGAGCTGGCTTTATGACCAGATGCAGTAGGACTGAGACTGCGTAA